In one Hyphomicrobiales bacterium genomic region, the following are encoded:
- the speE gene encoding polyamine aminopropyltransferase translates to MTDTTNTPPLNRDGWVSETLHDGIQFSFKVDRVLYEQKTDEWQLTLVENPLFGKVLMLDGATQVTTKDEFIYHEMMSHVPLFAHGKAKRVLIVGGGDCGMAEEVLKHKGVERLTQVEIDQSVVDFSKEHFSEFNTPVFDDPRFDLVIADGAAYVADTADRFDVIIIDSTDPVGPGAVLFTKEFYTSCKRCLTNGGILVTQNGVPFLQEDELVSSVRHFSSLFQDAYAYIASVPTYIGGHIALGWASDDEGLRRVSVETLQERFAAAGFETKYYTPEVHAASFALPRFILDAVEKARRG, encoded by the coding sequence ATGACCGACACCACAAACACGCCCCCGTTAAACCGTGATGGCTGGGTAAGCGAAACATTGCACGACGGCATCCAGTTCTCTTTCAAAGTGGACCGCGTTTTATACGAGCAAAAAACCGATGAGTGGCAGCTGACCCTTGTTGAAAACCCACTGTTTGGCAAAGTCCTCATGCTGGATGGCGCAACGCAGGTCACCACCAAAGACGAATTCATCTATCATGAGATGATGAGCCACGTGCCGCTGTTTGCTCATGGCAAGGCGAAACGTGTTTTGATTGTTGGCGGCGGTGATTGTGGCATGGCCGAAGAGGTCTTAAAGCACAAAGGCGTCGAGCGTCTCACCCAAGTGGAAATTGACCAGTCGGTCGTCGATTTTTCCAAAGAGCATTTCAGCGAATTTAACACGCCCGTTTTTGATGATCCGCGCTTTGATTTGGTGATCGCCGATGGTGCTGCATATGTGGCGGACACGGCAGATCGTTTCGATGTGATCATCATTGATTCAACGGATCCCGTTGGCCCCGGTGCGGTGCTCTTCACCAAAGAATTCTACACCAGCTGCAAAAGATGCCTCACTAATGGCGGCATCCTTGTCACGCAAAACGGCGTGCCGTTTTTGCAAGAAGACGAACTGGTAAGCTCCGTCCGCCACTTCTCAAGCTTGTTCCAAGACGCCTACGCCTACATCGCCTCCGTCCCAACCTACATCGGCGGCCACATCGCACTGGGCTGGGCAAGTGATGACGAAGGCTTGCGACGGGTGAGCGTGGAGACGTTGCAAGAACGGTTTGCAGCGGCTGGTTTTGAAACGAAGTACTACACGCCCGAAGTGCACGCCGCGAGTTTTGCTTTGCCACGGTTTATTCTCGATGCGGTGGAGAAGGCGCGACGGGGGTAG